The window gAATAGACCTGTGACAACTTCTCCAGGTCTTCCCTACTTGGTGGTGTggcaaatataattatattaacataTGATGATGATAACAATAAAGCTAAAATCACTGTAGACACTGTATTTTCTATATTAAGTGTTTGCGCTTTCAGTTTTTCGTGCATTTGACAAAGACAATGACAGCTATGTAAGTGTCAATGAGTGGGTTGAAGGACTGTCTGTCTTCCTACGAGGGACGTTGgaagaaaaaattaaatgtaagttctctatatttaaaggaatattctgggttcaatacaagttaatctcaatggacagcatttgtgacaatgtttatTCCCACAAAAATTGATTTGGACTCTTTGACTTTAATAAAAAGAGAAGCAAAGTtcgagttacagtgaggcacttacaatggaagtgaatgtggccaagtttgggggggtttaaaggcaaaaacttgaagcttattattttataaatacacttacattaataattatttaaaaactcaAGTATTATGTGACCTACAAAGTCATTTAagttgtcattttagggttattTGATAATACATCatcgtggcaacaaagttgtaaaattggctatatttttacacagaacaggttagtaagtgatttatcacactattatcatgtttacacacattttgtttatgtcttgtggctttacttttgaaatggtatTTTAACATtccccctttcacttccattgtatgtgcctcactgtatcccagatttgtgctctttttaaagaaaaggagagatgaatacatttttgtattaatcaatattatgccacaaatgctactgattgagcttaacttgtattgaacctggaatactccTTTAATCGATGATCATGATGGTTACCTAATGTACTGTGTTTTCTGTATATGCCAAGACTGTTTCAATGTGTACGACCTAAATGGGGATGGATACATCTCACGTGAGGAGATGTTTCATATGCTGAAAGATAGCCTTATTAGGCAACCAACAGAAGAGGATCCAGATGAGGGTGTAAAGGATCTTGTAGAGATTGCCTTGAAGAAACTGGTATTTCTATATGCATTTTATTTCACAATAGTAATAGACCTTGTTAACAGTAGCACCATATTTGATTGTTAACTAGAGTTAAAACGAGGCTCTGAGGTACAAACTTGTCTCTTCGATGGCATGTACTGTGTAAAGCTGTGTAAAGGTCCTAGATCTCATCTGATATTCAAAACTCAAGTTTCCTGAGTTTTATGGCtgctgacatttttatttttggaaagatgttttttGCAATATCTCTACAGCACAATGATCCAAATCCCTctaaagagactgtaagtctatccgtCATAGCCTTGTTTTTGTTCTGATCAAAAATCAAATGTCGCAACTATGAATAAGGTCCATATTATACCACCATTACCTATTAAtgcaatgcaaataattttgttcaGGATTATGATCATGATGGGAAAGTTTCTTATGCTGATTTTGAGAAGACTGTAAGAAATGAAAACCTTCTACTTGAGGCTTTTGGCAATTGCCTTCCAGATGCCAAGGTACAAACACAAGCAACTATTTGTGgatgtaaaatgtattatcattTTGAAGGCTAGCTAGGCCCTAAACGGTTACTCTATCTGTTTTGCAGAGCAAACAGGCATTCGAGCAACATGCATTCCAAGAACCAAAAGAACACTGAAACACATAATTTACATGAAATGGGAATGGTTTATCAAACTATATTTGTGGcttaaatggaaataaatatgcaaaatattattcaATGTTATCAGGATTGTGGTTTTAAATTCTTCTGCGTGGCTTTGCAGTAGTGGTCTTCCCTTGTACAGGATTGATCACTGGTACAGATGCGACCTaagaaaaagtataaaaatggTCAACCTCTGGGGAACAGAAAATCTGTGCATAATGCAAATAAAACTAAGAAACTAACCTGTGTCATTGTTTGACGGATTAAATTGGcagttacatttaattaattatccTCCATGTCCATTTTGGAAAGTTCTGGTAGTTTTGGACCAATCATTGGCtcatttttgttaatttcattCAGAATTAATGTACTTTCCTCCGATTTTCTTTTCCTGCTTTATAAATGTGTAGTCCTTGGTATAAATCTAACAGATGGTTGCAGGTTCTCATGCTTTTGACTCGAATCTCTGCCTTGAAGAAGGCTTGAAGATGAGCAGGGTATGATCTGCTTTGCAGTATCTGATACAGGAGGGATGAAATGGTGAAGTGAGCCCATTTTGTTGCTGAtcatttttttttgctgaaacaaaacaaaataaacaattacataCAATATATAGATTGTCTATAGATCAGAAAGACTCTTATTTAGACATCTTTACAAAGAATAAATCTATGGAGCCATTTATTTCACTGCCTATgccttgtgtatatgtgtgtgacaaCAAAAATACTTATGAATTATAGTATACTGTATTCTGTATACTACATTCatggctactacaatattacaatatacagtaaaactATAATTACCGACAAAAAGTATTGGTTACTACTGTCTACAATATTACCAcagaaaaaacatggttactgccAATATGGTTcctacagtctacaatattaccaatacatttttctgcccaaaaaaacaaaacatggaactATCCTAGTAACTACTACAGTAAAgcaatggttttacaacagtaacaggGTTGAGGAgttcttaaagggcacctattatgccccttttcacaagatgtaatttaaatgttcGGTgtacccagaatgtgtctgaagctTCAGCTCAAAATGCCCTACAGATCACGTAtaataccatgttgaaaatggccaaaaaaaaattgtttctttaaatgcaaatgagctggtgctccccgccccctATCCAGAATAGTGCAAaattttgacatctctgcttcggataactagacattATTAGCAATATGACTTACAGCAAAAATAGTGGTGAAAAAtccagccctatatgtttgaaccggagtcagacaatGATGAGGGAGAAACTCCATCAGAAGTAACAaatttgagaatgaaccaggaagtttcagaatggttatttgataaatgtatttatttgttgtagagttttttcagcagttttgcaacgatggatgagaaacacacacacaaatactgttacaacgttcgctgtgcgctataatgaaacaacacacacTAACAAAGAAACAagtccgtcaacagtcgtgggcaagACCtctacaaagtgacatcactttgtacagaatctgcaaacGGCTTGTTATAAttaaaggggataaaaaaaaaaaaataaaaaaaaaggactgggtggatttttatcattattagggtggttgtgtaaacatgccaacacacatttatgttcaaacatcatgtaaaagtgaattttgcatattAGGTCCCCTTTAAGACATTTTGTAAGACCTGAACAAATCAAATTAATTCTGTATccccaaataaaaacaaacccatgcaatctcaaaataaatcaagtATCACATAATCTTACTTATACAGGCAGGGACACACATTCAACATAGCCTTAACtttgcttatcagtaaaacagggtagcTATATCAAAGTTTTCTAGCAAGTCCACTGTCAGAAATCTATGGAATGCTCtcggaggctatttccagttatGCCAGTGCAGcatctatctacttgaatagatAGGAAATCTCAAAaatagttggtcaagattatcaaagaacatatttcaaatgagCAATAAAATTTGATAATACTGGTATCATACATTGTACtactttacctcatattacactgAAACatgcaattttcccggcttggGACATCCTTTCTAAATCCATTGACAGTCGTGCGCTCAGAGCTCCTTGggcgttccagtttctcccattcatttaaaaagaagtggcccgtctctgctaaatggtCTCTGGCTATAATGTAAGTTAAAAATACTCcagacatgttttccacactttaaaattggtttatttaccattatatcaataaatacaaattagaggtcgaccaatattggatttcgctgatatgataatgtgttgaaaaaggcaattaatctgccaattgtttttaaaattgttagcatttattaaatgtttttcatatttccttcctgtgatggggaggTGCCGCATTTTCACTATGAAGGACGCAGCTTCATAGTGAAATTTGGAGGCCTTTCTGCCTCCAAATTGAAGacctatttaaattatatttaagactttttatgaccttacattttggaaaaccaaAACTTTTTAAGGATCCATGGGAAACCTGAGTAATCATAGTTAAACGacggtatttgtagtaaaaccacaatAACCACAAAATTCATCATACATTCATCATATCTATGGTTCTGCCCATACATAAAGAGACTAGATTTTGGCCGCTGCGCACTAAGAAATACGGCCGCCATCTTAAACCGGTCGTACTCCTAGTTTCGTTGCGCGGCAGCAGTTAAGATGACAGAGCACTGTGGAGCATTTTCCTGTTCTAATCGGCGGACCATCGCAAATAGGGCCCGGGggattacttttcacaagtaagtTTTAACATTGCCGTACTATTGGTTGTATTTTGTGAATAGAATATTACCAGATAATTGAGATGGAGCAAGGATCTTTgatattactgtactgaaatcgtagccagctaacgttagctaggtgtgtgtgtgtgtgagagagagagagagagagagagagagagagagagagagaggagtgtgtgtgtgtgtgtgtgtgagagtgtgtgtgtgtgtgagagagtgtgtgagcgagtgtgtgtgtgagagagagagagagtgtgtgtgtgagagagtgtgtgtgtgtgagagagagagagagagagtgtgtgtgtgtgagagagagtgtgtgagagagagtgtgtgtgtgtgagagagtgtgtgtgtgtgtgagagtgtgtgtgtgtgtgagagagtgtgtgtgagcgagtgtgtgtgtgtgagagagacaatgtgtttgtgtgtgcgcgcttgtttgtttgtgagagtgtgtttgtgtcacaaatcattataaatagtttcttcaacttattaaaatatcttactttactgcaactatctgtttctgattctttatcatatttatagTGTGTGATTTATAAAATCTGTCCAAAGCTCTGAATAACATGTAATGATGTCTTATTCTGTTATTAGTCACCATCTGAAAGTGCTTGTGGTTGAAACAAGTTAACATCCTGTGTCAAATGTGTTTCAGCATGTCCAGAAGACTGGGAGTATAAGGCTGAAAAATGTTACCTCTTGTCTACAAACAAACTGAACTGGACTCAGTGTTGTGATGAATGCATCTCATGTGGAGGACATCTGGCAATTATAAACCGCAGAGAGGAGCAGGTTTGTCTGCATTATTAATGTGCAAAATTtatgaatataatgaaatatatttggaAACATTTTTTAATGGACAATTAGATTCCTTTGAAAAATAACACATCAACGGTTTGTCCTTTAAGGAATTCCTGATGAGCATGTTAAACTACACATATAAAGAATCATTCTGGATTGGCCTGACAGATATGAAAGAGGGTCAGTTGTTATGGGTACACAACACAGAACTTTATAATGATTAACGGTATTTAAAATGTaagcactttaaaaacaaatactttTGACAAGTTTTGAAAAGAtaacataatttcttttaatttctgGATTAAATGGGAACCAGATAACTGGGAAGGAAATGGAGGAGAGTTTCCCAATGGAGAAGACTGCGCACACATTAAAGGAGATAACTCCAAACATCAGAGTCGGAATAGTTGGTATGATGCAGCCAGCAGTGAATCACTCAGAAGAATATGTGAGACCAGATTTCCCAAACAAGCATTGTCTGGCCAACAGAACATGCTATTTCATGTCTTCTTCCGCAGCATTCATTGCTTCGAAACAGCAGAAGTAActagataatataaatatggtTTGTGATAAATATCAAAGGAACATGTATTCTGTTTGAACACATCTATTTAGGGGCAAGCACTTCAGAACTTCTGAACCACAGTTAATTTCTCAAAAGtcatttaaatgtgcactctCTTGAATCCTTCTCATTGAAAAATCTCAATATGTCTTCCTCCAGATGCAACTCATTGACTAAGGATGCGTGTGAGCATTGGTTCAAAGCATCGTCACTCAGAGAGGTGGATGAGAACCATGTGGGGCTGCTCGGCAGGCAGGATCATTCAGGACTCAGAACAGGTTCTTGTGTTTTCTCGTGCTCGGTGAGCTGGAAGGATGACAGGCAGTATGAAACATTGGATGGCTGATTATAGGCCATTAAATCTAGATACTGAGCTTCATTTAATAAACATATATCTAAAGTGAGATCACTTTGCTTTGTGCTTTTTCTAAGCAGCAGAGAGAATCATTTAGTGCCCTAGTTTCAGTTGGTAACTTTCTCCAAGCAGCTCTCTGTGCTTTACCAGGGACTTTGCCTTACTTTCTATAGGTCTGCTCATGTAAAACAAGTCCTCACCAGCTAAAAGCAAAAAATCTGGATTGATATAATCTTAAAAGCACAGGTTAGTTGCACAGTAAATGTAAGATTTAAATTTCATAGTAAACTGTGTGTACTTCTTTATTCTCTGATTTGCTGcttttttccaccattgggctgaACAGTTCTCATTGTGAAACAGTGCTGCATGGTAACGGTTTATTTTTCCTTTGTGGTGCTGCAAAATCAGTATTAGAATGACTGAGTGAGCAAGTGACCAATCGTGAGTTACCATGTCATTAAAGCTATTCCACCAGCGCAGCTCTACTGTCCCTTGTATGTTTAAAtgaaccccaaaataaaaaattcattaGCATTTGCAAAACTGCAACTTCAAGTTCAAGTGTGAATCACTGAAACCCAATTGTAATagtggggataaaaaaaaaattccacttgACTTTCTGACATTACATTTCTATTgacaataataaagataaaaaaaatctttgtaccATAATGGAAAATGTTCCaaaaactttttcttttctttttcttaagaattatatacattttatgttttatatatttttaataaattaatgcatttatacTCTTGGAACTCCTAAAACCTAAGTGAATCAATGAGCAAATGCATAAGTTAAATTTCACTGTGGTACAGCCTTGCCATATTTTCAGCATTTTCTGTAAAACCATATTAGATAAAATTGATCAGTAAAaagcataatttatttttctcatcAAAGATGcagccaaaacaacaacaataaaaactctAAGAGTGTAtatgagatgtcataactttacttaatcggttagccaaaatttttacGTCTAGCTGATCAAGGAAATTgaatggtaactcttacacttgcttggatatttgtcctttttagaatcagactgatccgggcttgtgtcatgaatgggggaagctttccattctttggtgattctgtataaacatctaacaaaagtggagccagttctgtagcttaaaatctaaaaacaatcagtggcaaaaccatctggcatCAGAGCCATGCCTATCggaaaggccttaattacctcgtcaagctcctccaaggctATCTCAGAATCAAAAGATTTTCTTTGCTCAGAAGTCAGTTTAGGgcgatctaatggttccacaaagtttccaatgtcttcatcagtagacaaaaacATGgcactataaagatcaagatagcattattaatatcaatggccgaggtaataACTTCACAACCAgctgatttcactgagggaatagaattgtgtattttttgagctgtaaaggtgtttaaataatttcgactcgtccacactttcctttaaaaaaatctgggttacactgaggaacatacagtgaggaaaataagtatttgaacaccctgctgttttgcaagttctcccacttggaaatcatggaggggtctgaaattgtcatcgtaggtgcatgtccactgtgagagacataatctaaaaaaaaaaaaatccagaaatcacaatgtatgattttttaactatttatttgtatgatacagctgcaaataagtattagaacacctgtctatcagctagaattctgaccctcaaagacctgttagtctgcctttaaaatgtccacctccactccatttattatcctaaattagatgcacctgtttgaggtcgttagctgcataaagacacctgtccaccccatacaatcagtaagaatccaattactaacatggccaagaccaaagagctgtccaaagacactagagacaaaattgtacacctccacaaggctggaaagggctgtggggaaatcgccaagcagcttggtgaaaaaagttccactgttggagcaatcattagaaaatggaagaagataaacatgactgtcaatctccctcagactggggctccatgcaagatctcacctcgtggggtctcaatgatcctaagaaaggtgagaaatcagcccagatctacacgggaggagctggtcaatgacctgaaaagagctgggaccaccgtttccaaggttactgttggtattacaccaagacgtcatggtttgaaatcatgcatggcacggaaggttcccctgcttaaaccagcacatgtcaaggccggtcttaagtttgccaatgaccatttggatgatccagaggagtcatgggagaaagtcatgtggtcagatgagaccaaaatagaactttttggtcataattccactaaccgtgtttggaggaagaagaatgatgagtaccatcccaagaacaccatccctactgtgaagcatgggggtggtagcatcatgctttgggggtgtttttctgcacatgggacagggctgactgcactgtattaaggagaggatgaccgggccatgtattacgagattttggggaacaacctccttccctcagttagatcattgaagatgggtcgaggctgggtcttccaacatgacaatgacccgaagcacacagccaggataaccaaggagtggctctgtaagaagcatatcaaggttctggcgtggcctagccagtctccagacctaaacccaatagagaatctttggagggagctcaaactccgtgtttctcagcgacagcccagaaacctgactgatctagagaagatctgtgtggaggagtgggccaaaatccctcctgcagtgtgtgcaaacctggtgaaaaatgacaggaaacgtttgacctctgtaattgcaatattaacattgattttctcaggtgttcaaatacttatttgcagctgtatcataccaataaacagttaaaaaatcatacattgtgatttctggattttcttttttagattatgtctctcacagttgacATGCACCTACGACGACAAtctcagacccctccatgatttctaagtgggagaacttgcaaaatagcagggtgttcaaatacttattttcctcactgtacaatGGAGACAAGCCGTAaaccttaaaatactcactgtttcaaaagtatagccacaagacgtaaacaacatgtgttaacatgattttaattttactaaccttttctctgtaaagttacatgttacatgtaaagtTACAATAACtgttaaaactatttaaacaactttacagctttgGAAACAGCTGCTACtagttctgaagtgacattttcgaATTAGTAAGTGGTTTAGATGCATCTTTCGACCAAACTTTGGAAACTTTCGCTGTTGCTAAGAAAGAATCTTTACCTGAATTTGTGGTGGTAGAAAGTAGTTCCACACAAAAAGCACTTTTTGACACCCCTTTGTAATTCCTTGCTTAATTATTGTTGAATTGTTGTATAAAATGCATAAAGCAACATCATgaataaagcaatatcacatttaCAATCCGGCTGTTGGACCCATGAATCAGCACGGCCGTAAACATGAATTTACATCCCTTATTGAGCTGCTTCCGATGTCAACTGTGccaccatcagggaacagggaaACTGTTCAACATGAATAAACTGACTAATTCTACAGCCAAGCTGCTGATCCTCAGTGTGCTTTTCAAGATAGCATGCTAGTACATTAAGAATTAATGCTGCTTGCtatttgaaatataataatattctATATGTTGTGTACCTCTTGGAAATCTAGAATGGATTCATCTCCTGCTATTATTTAAAGTTGTAATACCCTTTAAGGCCCATGTGGTCTGCACAAAAGGTTGCCACCTGAATGTAAATTAAAATCATGCCAAATAAGTCTAAGTTTATGCCATTTAGTTCTGATTGACAGTTTGGTAAGTAACGTACATTGCATAATTGCTTGCAGCTGTATTATAATACTGGACTATAATCAATTAGTGTGGATGCATCAAGCATTtctatttaaaatgcaaatgaaatatttttgtaaCATATAGCTcttgaaaaaatttatttaaaagaagtaTAGTTTGAAATACTAAAGATGTAAGACTGACAGATTGATTCCTGGTCTttatccattaaaaaaataattatagaatTTCTCAATTCTGTGAGATGACATTCCATCTCTGATCTAGCATGGTTGCTTATGACAAACTTTGACACTCAATATAAGAGCAATAGttttgtatttaacatttttatcttTCCAAACTGTGACAACTGTTTGCCATTGCATATCATTGCTCTGTAGTAATATTGATTTTTAATTTCCCTTTGTGGCTTTTACTTTTTTTGGGTTTGTTGTTAAAGTTAGGCTCATTTACAGTCGCTGCATGCAAAATGTCATCCTGTTGATCACAATTACATTCTTCAATAATGAGCACAAAATGTTAGCTTTTTTGAGAACTATGCTTCTGGAATATTCAGCTACATTGCCCTGTCTCTGAAACCACTTTATCTACAAATAAATTAGGATCTGGATATTCAACCACATTTACCTGTCTCTGAAGCATCCTTTAATCGCAgatatttcttcatttatttaaatatcacAAGAATCTGTACAGGGACTTCTTCCGTTTGGAGCTTAATTTACTACCGGTGTCTGACAAATTCAGTTACAGCACTGAAAAGAACTCTGAGTGCAACTTTTTTCCTCACAGGGCAGTGAGAACcagaaataacaaaaatacataaaagattttttattttattttgtgtctgCGCTGCTAACTTTGAACATAAAATGCAGGTCAATTTGACCCGCAAACATCATCGTTGAATAGAAATTGTGAACAGTCTTTTCAAAACATATCGGTGTCCACAATATGCATGCACATACATGACCGTAAATGAGGGTCTGAAAATTAGGGTTAAGAAAAATATAGGTTAAGTGTTTCAGGCTGGCCAAAATTTAAAACgtaacaacacaatttacataaaagGAGGGTTAAGAcattaaagcataattttctgtaaagctgctttgaaacgttgTACATTGTGAAAATCActacacaataaaaaaattacttgacattGTTTCCAAACAGCCTTCTGACTACAACCCATCTGTTATTGATCAAAACATAGTCCCACCCCTAACTCACACCATTGTTAgtcattcaaaacaaataaacagatacattttaacactAAAGATAAACATCGTTTACGGTTTTCAACAAAACTAACCTACAAATGGGTTATTTATAGTTGTATCTgcttattaagctgggataggagaaagtattttaacactaaaaaaAGTTAACTTCAGCTTTAACATCTTTTTATAGAATGATGCTGCCAAAGTCTTGTGTAGATCAGTATAATACAAAGATGGTGACTTATAATGCTAGTAAAGACACTGCACAAAGACTTGCATTGTGCTCTAATCCTAGTCCATACATTCTCACATTCCTTTCAAAAACctttgaaattacattttcaaatgtatttatttcatatACCCGAAcacttgggatttttttttttataacgaCCAAAAGGTATAATTTAGGCTCTCTCAGATTTGTGGTATTTAACAGAGATTTCTTCTGGGTGATTCTGAGATGCATCCATTATTTTAAGAGTCATTTGTGCACTGGTCTCAGTCAGAGTCACTATAAGAATCAGTCTCATTGGGTGATTTGGCTTCCTCCAGATACAGCTCTTTGACTGTAAGGATGCGTGTAAGCAAGCTGTCCAGAGCATCGTCACTCAGAGAGGTGGATGAGAACCATGTGGGGCTGCTCGGTACGCAGGATCGTTCAGGACTCAGGTAGAACAGGTTCTCATGTTGTCTCACACTGGGTA of the Xyrauchen texanus isolate HMW12.3.18 chromosome 10, RBS_HiC_50CHRs, whole genome shotgun sequence genome contains:
- the clxn gene encoding calaxin isoform X1, producing the protein MQDMSAMNRKIIQNLAEMLCRQIKHFNKTEAEFLIRLFDGLLGEQEQRRGGHGLDRVKFRNLLHNTFGMTDDMMMDRVFRAFDKDNDSYVSVNEWVEGLSVFLRGTLEEKIKYCFNVYDLNGDGYISREEMFHMLKDSLIRQPTEEDPDEGVKDLVEIALKKLDYDHDGKVSYADFEKTVRNENLLLEAFGNCLPDAKSKQAFEQHAFQEPKEH
- the clxn gene encoding calaxin isoform X2, with amino-acid sequence MQDMSAMNRKIIQNLAEMLCRQIKHFNKTEAEFLIRLFDGLLGEQEQRRGGHGLDRVKFRNLLHNTFGMTDDMMMDRDCFNVYDLNGDGYISREEMFHMLKDSLIRQPTEEDPDEGVKDLVEIALKKLDYDHDGKVSYADFEKTVRNENLLLEAFGNCLPDAKSKQAFEQHAFQEPKEH
- the illr4 gene encoding LOW QUALITY PROTEIN: immune-related, lectin-like receptor 4 (The sequence of the model RefSeq protein was modified relative to this genomic sequence to represent the inferred CDS: substituted 1 base at 1 genomic stop codon), whose amino-acid sequence is MCLKLQLKMPYRSPCPEDWEYKAEKCYLLSTNKLNWTQCCDECISCGGHLAIINRREEQEFLMSMLNYTYKESFWIGLTDMKEGQLLWVHNTELYNDXRYWIKWEPDNWEGNGGEFPNGEDCAHIKGDNSKHQSRNSWYDAASSESLRRICETRFPKQALSGQQNMLFHVFFRSIHCFETAEMQLID